A window of Nonomuraea angiospora genomic DNA:
AGGCGCCCGCGATCGTCGAGGCGCACGCCTCTTCCGTGGAGGGGTGGCTGTTCACCGGCATCGTGCCCTACATGCTCTCGCGTGACGCCGACGCGCTCACCCGACCGGCGGCGTTCGTCGACTACTCGGGCGCGACGCTGCTCAGCGCCCTCGTACGCCTCCAGCACGAGGGCCAGGACATCACCCGGCTGTCGATCGACACGCTGTCGGCCGCCGACGTCCAGGCCACGTTCGCCGAGGCCGGGCTGCCCACCGCCGACCTGCGCACGCTCCCGTACCGGCCGGAGGTGACCTCCAAGAAGGCCGTCGCCTTCCACCGGAAGGGGCCCGCGCACGCGGTGATCACCTGCCTGAGCTCCGTGCACGAGGCCCTGCGCGACGAGCTCCACGTGCTGCGCCTGGTGCCCTCCGTCCATTCGGTACGGGTGGCGCTGCGCCAGCTCATGCTGACCGCCGAGGGCCAGGCGCAGGAGGACGCCCAGATCGCGATCGGGCTCGTCGAGGTGGCCAACGAGGAGGGCCTGCTGCGCGAGGCCACGGCGCTCGGCGGCACCCTGGCGGCCTTCCGCGGCGGCACGCACCTGCTGGTGACGACGCGCGGCCCGCTCCACGACGCCACGGGCGGCTTCACCGGCCTGCCCATGCTGGCGCGGCTGGCCGCCCAGAACGACGTCGTACGCGTCGGCTTCGGCCTGGGCCGCAGCGCGGCGGAGGCGGAGAGCCTGGCCCGCCGCGCCCTGGCCAGGGCCCGCCGGATCGGCGAGGTGGCCGCGGTCCTGTCGCTGCGGGCGGACACGGACATCGTCCTGGAGTCGGTCACCCCGGCGCCCACGGGGGCGCAGAACCTGTCGGTCATCGCGCGCCGCGTCGGCCTGTCGGTGCCCACGCTGGAGAAGCTCCTGGAGGCGCGGGCGGCGGCGGGGGACGAGCCGCTGACGACCCGCGAGATCGCCGAACGGCTGGCGGTCCAGCAGCGCACGGCCCGGCGCATGCTTCATCGGCTGGAGCTCGCGGGCCTGGCGGAGCGCACCGGCAACCTCACCAGCGGCTCCAGCGGCCGCCCCCTGACCCTCTACCGCCTGACCCTCTGACGCGCACCCCTGGGGCGCCTGCACGGCGGGCAAGCGCCCCGACCCTCGCCGCCCACCCCACACCGCGCCCGCGAGCGTCCCGCACACCGTCACCCCCGCACACCCGCACCGCCACCCAGCGCCGGCGCGGCGAACAGCCGGACGGCGGCACGCGCCCCGCACCGCGCCTGCAAGCGCCTCGCGCACCGTCACCCCCGAAGGACCCGCACACCCGCACCTCCCGCACGCCCACTCGGCGCCGGTGCGGCGAGCGGCAGGACGGCGGCAATCGGCGCAACGCGCATGGACGCTCAGGGGGCAGACGGGCACAGCGCAAGCAGGCGGCGGAGGGAGCGCGGCGCAAGCGGGCGGCGACGGAGGAGCGGAGGGCGCGGCGCAAGCGGGCAGCGGCGGAGCGGCGGGCGGGGTGGCGGCGGGTGGGGGCATGGGGGTCAGGAGAGCCAGCGGTCGAGCCCCGCCGAGACGAAGTCGTCGTCCCGGAGCCATGGATACGCGCCCCAGATCCGATCGATCTCCGCGAGCTGCCCCGGCGAAAGCTCCTCCGCCGGGTCCAGGCACCACCGCCCCGCCAGCAGCCCCTGCCGCCGCAGCACCTCGTGTATGCCCGGGATGCACCCGTGAAACCCGTTGGCCGAGTCGAAGATGGCCGCGTTGGCGTCCGTCAGGTGCCCGTCCAGCGTGAGCAGCCGCCGTACCACCGCGTCGTCCCCGCCCCGCGCGAGCTTGGCCTCCTCCAGCAGTTCCACGGCCCGCCGCACCCACACGGCCCATTGCCCGAGCAGCCCGCCGACGAACTCGACCTCCACCTCGCGCCCGTCCACGACCACCCGGTGCGAGGTGATGAGGTCGGCCAGGATGTGGTCGTCGTTGCCCGTGTAGAGCGCCACCTCCCCGGCCCGCCCCGCCCGTACGACGCCGTGCAGCACGTCCAGCGTGCGATAGCGGTCGAAGGGCGCGACCTTGATGCCGACGACGGACTCCACGGCGGCCAGCCGCGTCCAGAAGTCGCGGGACAGGGTGCGCCCGCCCACCGCGGGCTGCAGGTAGAAGCCGATCACCGGCAGCACCTCGCCCACGGCCCTGGCCCGCTCGATGAGGGCGTTCTCGTCGAGCTCCCGGTAGGGGCTCAGCAGCACCATGTGGTACCCGAGGGACCTGGCCAGCTCCGCCTCGGCCACCGCCTGGGCGGTGGGGCCGGTCGCCCCGGCCACCAGCACCACCTCGCGCTCGACCTCCCTGGCGGTGCGGGCCGCCAGTTCGAGCACGGGCGGCAGCAGGCCGGTGCCGTGGATGGCGAACTGCGTCGTGTGCACGCCCACCGCCAGCCCGCCCGCGCCCGCCTCGACGTAGTAGCGGGTCAGCGCCCGCTGGCGGCGCTCGTCCAGCTTCCTGTCCTCGGTGAGGGCGAGCGGGTGCGCCGGGATCACCAGGCCGCGCCTGAACAGGTCGCGAACGGACGTCTGCGCCTGTGGAGCCGTGCTGAGCACGTGAGGTCCCCCTTGGTCGTCGATGTGGCGTCGAGAGTGCCGGAACCGGTCAGAAGCGGCCGTCACGGCGTTCGAACTTGGTGGGTTTGCCGAGCAGCGGCCCGCCGTCGGCCACCCAGCGCGCCGTGTGCTCGATGAGCTCGGCGGGCGTGAGCTCGGGGTAGCCGAACAGGCGGTGGCAGCGCCCCGCGTTCGACAGCAGCGCGGTCGGCGCCTCCTCCCCGGTGAACACCGGCTCCTTGCCCAGCGCCGCGCCGAGGTCCAGGGCGATCTGCCGCACGGAGAGCAGCTCGGGCCCGGTCACGTTGAGGATGTACGGCGGCGCGGAGGCCAGGGCCAGCGACCGGAGCGTGACCTCGTTCGCGTAGCCCTGCCAGACCACGTTCACCTGGCCCGTCGACAGGTCGACGGGGTCCCCGGCCAGGACCTTCTGCGCCAGGTCGATGAGCACTCCGTAGCGCAGCTCGACCGCGTAGTTGAGGCGGACGAGCGACAGCGGCGTGCCGTACGTCTCGGAGAAGTGCGTCAGCACCCGCTCGCGTCCCAGGCAGCTCATGGCGTAGTCGCCCACGGGTCCCGTCGGGGAGTCCTCCGTGCTGCCGCCACTGGTGACGGGGACGAGCGGGTAGACGTTGCCGGTGGACAGGGCGGCGATCCTGCTGTGGCGGAAGCGGTCGGCGACCCTCCCGGGCAGGTAGGCGTTGGTGAACCAGGTGGCGTGCTCGCGCCCCTGGGTGCCGAACTTGGCGCCGACCAGGAAGACCACGTTCGGCGCGTCGGGCAGGTCGCGCAGCGCTCCCTCGTCGGCGACGTCGGCGGACACCACCGTCGCGCCGTCCTCGGCCAGCGACTCGGCGAGCCCCGGCTCGGAGAAGCGCGAGACCGCGATGATCCGCCGGTCGCCGTTCGTGGCGTTGAGGGCCAGCCGTACCAGGCTCGGCCCCAGCTTGCCGCCGGCGCCCAGGATCAGGATGTCGCCGTCGAGCCCGCCGAGATCGTCCACCAGCCCGGCGCCGGGCCGGGCCAGGCGCTCCTCGAGTTCCGCTGTCGTGCGCACGCGGGTATCTCCTCCGTCTGTCATTTACGGTCCAGACCGTAACTGTCACAGACTTCGGCTGTCAACGGGTGAGCACAACTGGGTCAGGCGACCTCACGGGCTGTGACCAGCACGTCGAGGATCGCCCTGGTCTGCTCCCAGGGCACCGGGCTGGGCGCTCCGCGCACCATGGAGAGGAACGCGTCGATCGTCCCCTCGTACCCGAGCCCCTTGACCGGGTCGTCGCCGCTCTCGATCACGATCGACTCGGAGCCGTCGCGCCTGTGCACGGTGACGGTGTAGGCCTCGCCCTCGGAGACGCCGAGGATCTCCACCGTCCCCGTGACGCCGCTCCCCCACCGCAGCGCCATCACGCCGGTGTCCTCGGAGCGCAGGCCCTGGTAGTGCCGCTTGGCCCCGGCGGCGCCCACCAGCCGCACGTCCGGCCCCAGCAGGGCGACCAGCAGCTCGACGCCGTGGATGCCCATGGTCACCATGGTCCCGCCGCCCTCGCCGGGCGTGTCCTGCCAGGCGTTGTAGCCGTCGGCCCACAACCCCACGTCATGCCGTACGGTGGCCCGCACGGCCAGCACCTCGCCGGGATCGACCCGGACCCCGGCGAACGCGGGGGCGAACCTCAGCACCGAGCTCGACAGCACCCGATCGCCGATCGCCAGCCGGTCGAGCGCGTCGAGCTGGGCCCGGCTGGCGGCGGCCGGCTTGTTCACGAAACAGGGCGCGCTGGTCTCCAGGACCCGTGCCAGCGCCTCGGGCACCTGCGGGCCGGGCACGGTCAGCACCACGCCGTCGGGCCCGGTGGCCAGCGCCTCGCCGAGGCTGCCGGCCACCTTCGCGGCCGGGTGCTCGCCGGTGAAGCGCCGCAGCCGCTCGGGGTCCTGCTCCCACACCACCAGCTCCGCGTGGCGGGCCAGGGTGCGGGCGTCGGTGTACGGATGGCTGGTGGCCAGCCCGGCGAGGACAACACGCACGACGGTATCTCCCTAAAGCTCGTCCACCTCGGCGTACGCGCGTCCGCCCGACAGCTTCGCGTACCCGGGCCCACGGTCGAAGAAGCGGCCGCCCGGAGGGCGCAGGCGGGCGCGGAGCTCGGCGGTCCCCTGCTCGTCGATGCGGTCGCCGTCGAGCACCACGCCGTAGTCGCCCAGCGCGCCCGCGATCGACACCTTCCCGTCCCGCACGTCGGCGGCCACCGCCCGGGGGTCGCGGTCGTACGGGGACCCCCAGCCTCCGCCCCCGGTCGTACGGATGCGGATCAGCTCACCGGCCTGCACCGGATGGTCGTCGACCAGCCCCTCCATCTCCTTGCCCGCGATCTCCACCCGGAACGGCCGCCCCGCGAGGCCGCCGTTGACGCCCCAGCAGGACAGGATCGAGCGGTCGGCGATCGACATGTAGGAGGCGTCCCTGAGCATCCTGATGTGCTTGTCGTAGCCCAGCCCGCCCCTGAACATGCCGGGCCCGCCGGAGTCGCAGGCCAGCGCCAGCCGCTCCACCCGGAACGGCCAGCGCGCCTCGGCGAACTCCACCGGGATGTTGCGCGAGTCGGGCACCACGTGGATGGTGTCCTCGCCGTCGGCGTACCAGCGCCCGCCGGAGCCGCCGCCCAGGACCTCGCGCATCAGGTACGGCTGGTCGTCGGCGTCCGTGCCGTAGACGCCGGTGTAGCGGATGGTCTCCTGGTCGGCGGGCATGCGGCCGCCGGTGGCCTTGGCCAGCACGCCGGCGAGCACGCCGAGCAGGCGCAGGATGACGAACGTGCGGGCGTTCGTGGGGGCCGGGAAGACCGGGGTGAGCAGGGTGCCCTTCTCCGGGAAGATCATCTTGATGAGGGGCACGACGCCCTCGTTGACGTCCAGCTCGGCCATCCGCTCCGGCGTGTCGGCCAGGTTGCGCAGCACCGGGGCCAGCCACTTCTTCAGGAAGACGCCGTCGGCGTAGTCGCCCGCGTGGTTGATCGGCCCCTTGGCCTGCGGCGACGTGCCGGTGAAGTCGATCGTGAGCGGTGAGTCGGCCGCGTGGTCGACCGTCAAAGTGATCCGCTGGGCGTGCAGGCGGGGCTCGTCCACGCCGTCGTGCTCGGCGTAGTCCTCCCACACGTACGTCCCCTCGGGGATCTTGGCCAGCAGCTCCCTGCGGAACGTCTCGGTGGTCTTGGAGATGATCGCGTCGAAGCACTCCTCGACGGCCTGCCTGCCGTACCGGTCGAACAGCTCACCCAGCCGCCGCGCTCCCATCAGGCAGGCCGAGCACTCGGCGTCGAGGTCGCCGGCCAGCGAGTCGGGCATGCGGGAGTTGCGGGTCATGATGCGCAGCGCGGCCTCGTTCGGCACGCCCTGGTCCCACAGCTTGATCGGCGGCACCATCAGGCCCTCCTCGAACACCGACCTGGCGTGGGAGGGCATGGAGCCGGGCACGGACCCGCCGATGTCGTCGTGGTGGCCGAACGCCTGCACGAACGCCACGACGGCGCCCTCGTGGAAGACGGGCACGGTCACGCACAGGTCGGGCAGGTGGCCGATGCCTCCCTCGGAGAGGTAGACGTCGTTGTGGAAGTACACGTCGCCGGGCTTCATCGTCTCGACCGGGAAGTCGCGCACCACGGGCTGGACGAGCGCGCTGTAGGAGCGGCCGGTGAGCTTGCGCAGCCGTACGTCGTGGATGCCCGCGCGGAAGTCGTGCGCGTCGCGGATCATCGGCGAGCGGGCCGTACGGGCGATGGCCGTCTCGACCTCCTTCTCGACGGACGCCAGCGTGCCCTCGACGATCTCCACCAAGATGGGATCAGTCACGACGGACCTCCACATTTCCGTACTCGTCCACCTTCGCGGTGAAGCCTGGGTGGATCGGGATCGTCGAGCCGTACTCCTCGATCACGGCCGGCCCGGTGACCGTGGCGCCGGGGCCGAGGGCGGGGCGCTGGTGGATCGCGGTGTCGCGGGTCTCGTCGAAATGCACGGGACGCACCGAGGTGGCGCCCGCGCCGGCCTTGTCCAGGCGGCGGATGGCCG
This region includes:
- a CDS encoding dihydrodipicolinate synthase family protein, with amino-acid sequence MLSTAPQAQTSVRDLFRRGLVIPAHPLALTEDRKLDERRQRALTRYYVEAGAGGLAVGVHTTQFAIHGTGLLPPVLELAARTAREVEREVVLVAGATGPTAQAVAEAELARSLGYHMVLLSPYRELDENALIERARAVGEVLPVIGFYLQPAVGGRTLSRDFWTRLAAVESVVGIKVAPFDRYRTLDVLHGVVRAGRAGEVALYTGNDDHILADLITSHRVVVDGREVEVEFVGGLLGQWAVWVRRAVELLEEAKLARGGDDAVVRRLLTLDGHLTDANAAIFDSANGFHGCIPGIHEVLRRQGLLAGRWCLDPAEELSPGQLAEIDRIWGAYPWLRDDDFVSAGLDRWLS
- a CDS encoding hydantoinase B/oxoprolinase family protein is translated as MTDPILVEIVEGTLASVEKEVETAIARTARSPMIRDAHDFRAGIHDVRLRKLTGRSYSALVQPVVRDFPVETMKPGDVYFHNDVYLSEGGIGHLPDLCVTVPVFHEGAVVAFVQAFGHHDDIGGSVPGSMPSHARSVFEEGLMVPPIKLWDQGVPNEAALRIMTRNSRMPDSLAGDLDAECSACLMGARRLGELFDRYGRQAVEECFDAIISKTTETFRRELLAKIPEGTYVWEDYAEHDGVDEPRLHAQRITLTVDHAADSPLTIDFTGTSPQAKGPINHAGDYADGVFLKKWLAPVLRNLADTPERMAELDVNEGVVPLIKMIFPEKGTLLTPVFPAPTNARTFVILRLLGVLAGVLAKATGGRMPADQETIRYTGVYGTDADDQPYLMREVLGGGSGGRWYADGEDTIHVVPDSRNIPVEFAEARWPFRVERLALACDSGGPGMFRGGLGYDKHIRMLRDASYMSIADRSILSCWGVNGGLAGRPFRVEIAGKEMEGLVDDHPVQAGELIRIRTTGGGGWGSPYDRDPRAVAADVRDGKVSIAGALGDYGVVLDGDRIDEQGTAELRARLRPPGGRFFDRGPGYAKLSGGRAYAEVDEL
- a CDS encoding Gfo/Idh/MocA family protein gives rise to the protein MRVVLAGLATSHPYTDARTLARHAELVVWEQDPERLRRFTGEHPAAKVAGSLGEALATGPDGVVLTVPGPQVPEALARVLETSAPCFVNKPAAASRAQLDALDRLAIGDRVLSSSVLRFAPAFAGVRVDPGEVLAVRATVRHDVGLWADGYNAWQDTPGEGGGTMVTMGIHGVELLVALLGPDVRLVGAAGAKRHYQGLRSEDTGVMALRWGSGVTGTVEILGVSEGEAYTVTVHRRDGSESIVIESGDDPVKGLGYEGTIDAFLSMVRGAPSPVPWEQTRAILDVLVTAREVA
- a CDS encoding NAD-dependent epimerase/dehydratase family protein produces the protein MRTTAELEERLARPGAGLVDDLGGLDGDILILGAGGKLGPSLVRLALNATNGDRRIIAVSRFSEPGLAESLAEDGATVVSADVADEGALRDLPDAPNVVFLVGAKFGTQGREHATWFTNAYLPGRVADRFRHSRIAALSTGNVYPLVPVTSGGSTEDSPTGPVGDYAMSCLGRERVLTHFSETYGTPLSLVRLNYAVELRYGVLIDLAQKVLAGDPVDLSTGQVNVVWQGYANEVTLRSLALASAPPYILNVTGPELLSVRQIALDLGAALGKEPVFTGEEAPTALLSNAGRCHRLFGYPELTPAELIEHTARWVADGGPLLGKPTKFERRDGRF